A stretch of the Luteimonas sp. JM171 genome encodes the following:
- a CDS encoding glycosyltransferase yields MTPVATIIITPRDRYTGLEECIDGVYHHTREPFQLWVLDLGYPPRVMEAVRKRLQHRPEARIFELGLRAPMDALREVQHLANTPAVVLLDNDSRVTESWLPPLLDAMHDGHAVVTPLILEREGVDRGAPLRNHLYTGELRVVEVEGTPYLIEHKHFRRTGVPEIPQERAATGTFELHCVLFQGDVFRSIELPSMVIREHLDISLQVAAMGRTMVVEPASVVHFDNLGTRMALPDMHYFFYRWAPGLTRASSRLFERRWGYNFYSEQSMYNWVVRRKAFLVSRWLGAPIGISNRATQVVKKLFCRDWDPLPDPEAASRPLLAGGVPSQRCHDLT; encoded by the coding sequence ATGACGCCAGTCGCCACCATCATCATCACCCCGCGCGACCGTTACACCGGCCTGGAAGAGTGCATTGACGGCGTGTATCACCACACCCGTGAGCCTTTCCAGCTCTGGGTCCTGGATCTTGGCTACCCGCCGCGGGTGATGGAGGCCGTACGCAAGCGCCTCCAGCACCGGCCGGAAGCGCGGATCTTCGAACTCGGCCTGCGTGCGCCGATGGACGCGCTGCGCGAGGTGCAGCACCTGGCCAACACGCCTGCCGTGGTCCTGCTGGACAACGATTCGCGGGTCACCGAAAGCTGGCTGCCCCCGCTCCTGGATGCCATGCATGACGGCCACGCCGTTGTCACGCCGCTGATCCTCGAGCGTGAAGGCGTCGACCGCGGCGCCCCGCTGCGCAACCACCTCTACACCGGCGAACTGCGCGTGGTGGAGGTCGAAGGCACCCCCTACCTGATCGAACACAAGCACTTCCGTCGCACCGGGGTGCCCGAGATCCCACAGGAGCGCGCAGCGACGGGAACGTTCGAGCTGCACTGCGTGCTGTTCCAGGGCGATGTGTTCCGCAGCATCGAACTGCCCTCGATGGTGATCCGCGAGCACCTGGACATCTCCCTGCAGGTGGCCGCGATGGGGCGCACGATGGTCGTCGAGCCCGCGTCGGTGGTGCATTTCGACAATCTGGGAACGCGCATGGCCCTTCCGGACATGCACTATTTCTTCTACCGCTGGGCCCCCGGCCTTACCCGTGCATCCTCGCGCCTGTTCGAGCGCCGCTGGGGCTACAACTTCTACTCCGAACAATCGATGTACAACTGGGTGGTCCGGCGCAAGGCCTTCCTGGTGTCCCGCTGGCTCGGCGCGCCCATCGGCATCTCCAACCGCGCCACCCAAGTGGTGAAGAAGCTGTTCTGCCGGGATTGGGACCCGCTGCCCGATCCGGAAGCGGCCTCGCGGCCGCTGCTGGCAGGAGGCGTGCCGTCGCAGCGCTGCCACGACCTGACCTGA
- a CDS encoding glycosyltransferase family 2 protein, whose protein sequence is MSTTVPGGPLVSVVMPLYNAARFLRRPVESVLAQSHRELELVVVDDGSTDGGADLVEEYAGGDRRLRLVRSGRNRGVAAARNQAIDIARGRYITFLDSDDWWHPDKLRRQLEVLEANDAAIAYSSYQRVAEDGALLGVVTPPARVTHREMLRSNHIGNCTGIYDRRRLGGDGTFRRIGHEDYVFWLELVRRAGRAVRADGDGPLAWYLVRNGSVSSNKLRAARWQWRIYRQVEGLDPARSAYYMMHYARNALGKRR, encoded by the coding sequence ATGAGCACCACCGTGCCAGGAGGACCGCTGGTCAGCGTGGTGATGCCGCTGTACAACGCCGCGCGCTTCCTGCGGCGCCCGGTTGAATCCGTGCTGGCACAGTCGCACCGGGAACTTGAGCTGGTGGTGGTGGACGACGGCTCCACCGATGGCGGCGCGGACCTGGTCGAGGAATATGCAGGCGGGGACCGGCGATTGCGCCTGGTGCGCAGCGGCCGCAACCGCGGCGTGGCAGCCGCGCGCAACCAGGCCATCGATATCGCCCGCGGCCGCTACATCACCTTCCTGGACAGCGACGACTGGTGGCACCCGGACAAGCTCAGGCGCCAGCTCGAGGTGCTCGAGGCAAACGACGCGGCCATCGCCTACTCGAGCTACCAGCGGGTGGCCGAGGATGGCGCCCTGCTCGGGGTCGTCACGCCGCCGGCGCGCGTCACCCACCGCGAGATGCTGCGCAGCAACCACATTGGCAACTGCACCGGGATCTACGACCGCAGGCGGCTGGGCGGCGACGGCACGTTCCGCCGGATCGGCCACGAGGATTACGTGTTCTGGCTGGAGCTGGTCCGGCGCGCGGGCCGGGCGGTGCGCGCAGACGGCGACGGACCGCTGGCCTGGTACCTGGTGCGCAATGGCTCGGTGTCCAGCAACAAGCTGCGCGCGGCCCGCTGGCAGTGGCGCATCTACCGCCAGGTCGAAGGCCTGGATCCGGCGCGCAGCGCGTACTACATGATGCATTACGCCAGGAACGCGCTCGGCAAGCGCCGCTGA
- a CDS encoding methyltransferase domain-containing protein encodes MYWMIKAGIQNSVALLPGPISHRVYYAIQRRFGGLRSIQVEDKLRQGVEVAGHAARNGLEVAGARVLEVGTGRRLNLPLSLWLQGAREITTVDLHTYLRPELVQEDLRQIRDQRGRVEALFGPRLDRARLRKLLVLADNFNLDRLLDVCSIRYLSPADAANLALADGAIDLHVSYEVFEHIPGATLEAILREGARVLSAQGLLVHYIDFSDHFSHSDPAIGPINFLQYGDRAFGLLAGNRYMYMNRLRLDDFRGLYARAGQRVLEQVAAPDSETAGRLAQGQLKLAPAFAAKSHDVLATLNAWLVSRPEATPA; translated from the coding sequence ATGTACTGGATGATCAAGGCGGGAATCCAGAACTCCGTCGCCCTGCTCCCCGGTCCGATCTCGCACCGGGTGTATTACGCCATCCAGCGACGCTTCGGCGGGCTGCGCTCGATCCAGGTGGAGGACAAGCTGCGGCAAGGGGTTGAGGTGGCCGGGCATGCCGCCCGCAACGGCCTGGAAGTGGCCGGGGCGCGGGTGCTGGAGGTGGGCACGGGGCGTCGCCTGAACCTTCCGCTGTCGCTCTGGCTCCAGGGCGCCCGTGAAATCACCACCGTGGACCTGCACACCTACCTGCGTCCGGAGCTGGTGCAGGAAGACCTGCGCCAGATCCGCGACCAACGCGGGCGGGTGGAAGCCCTGTTCGGCCCGCGCCTGGACCGCGCCCGCCTGCGCAAGCTGCTGGTGCTGGCCGACAACTTCAACCTCGACCGGCTGCTCGACGTGTGCTCGATCCGCTACCTGTCCCCGGCCGATGCCGCCAACCTCGCCCTGGCGGACGGCGCGATCGACCTGCATGTCTCCTACGAGGTGTTCGAGCACATTCCCGGCGCGACGCTGGAAGCGATCCTGCGCGAAGGCGCCCGCGTGCTCTCGGCACAGGGCCTGCTGGTCCACTACATCGACTTCAGCGACCACTTCTCGCACTCCGATCCGGCGATCGGGCCGATCAACTTCCTCCAGTACGGCGACCGCGCCTTCGGCCTGCTCGCAGGCAACCGCTACATGTACATGAACCGGCTGAGGCTGGATGATTTCCGGGGACTGTACGCCCGCGCTGGCCAGCGCGTGCTCGAGCAGGTGGCAGCCCCCGATTCGGAGACTGCCGGGCGGCTGGCACAGGGCCAGCTGAAACTGGCCCCGGCGTTCGCCGCGAAATCGCACGACGTCCTCGCCACGCTCAACGCGTGGCTGGTTTCGCGGCCGGAAGCGACGCCGGCATGA
- a CDS encoding glycosyltransferase family 4 protein → MRVLYHHRTAGRNVEGVHIRGIVGALRELGHEVRVVSFPGADPEQEPDGTREPGKGPLARLATRLPGVAFEAAELAYNLVTLWRMARAIRSFRPDFIYERYSLFLFATVWMARRRGIPLILEINDSAVVERVRPLYLRRLARRIERWCLTRATGLVFISTHFQQLLSAEYGALPPSVVSPNAVDARFDPRAHDRDALRRRHGLEGRVVCGHIGAFAYWHGLPDFVRAMLDRLQETPALTLLLVGDGADLPAVRREVQARGLGDRVLLPGRVAHHTIPEWIACMDYAFLPDSNEYGSPMKLFELMAMGVAVVAPDYDPVAEVVEDGESGWLFPRKQLDACVQQVLSLVDRPDERARAGTMARAFVERERRWHNNARQLLSLLPATAAR, encoded by the coding sequence ATGAGGGTCCTGTATCACCACCGCACCGCGGGCCGGAACGTGGAAGGCGTGCACATCCGCGGCATCGTCGGCGCCCTGCGTGAGCTCGGCCACGAGGTACGGGTTGTTTCGTTCCCAGGCGCCGACCCGGAGCAGGAACCCGACGGCACGCGGGAGCCCGGCAAGGGCCCGCTCGCGCGCCTGGCCACCCGGCTCCCGGGCGTTGCGTTCGAGGCCGCCGAGCTTGCCTACAACCTCGTGACCCTGTGGCGGATGGCACGCGCCATCCGATCTTTCCGCCCCGATTTCATCTACGAGCGCTACTCGCTGTTCCTGTTCGCGACCGTGTGGATGGCGCGCCGGCGCGGCATTCCGCTGATCCTCGAGATCAACGATTCCGCCGTGGTCGAGCGGGTGCGGCCGCTGTACCTGCGCAGGCTGGCACGCCGCATCGAGCGCTGGTGCCTGACCCGCGCCACCGGCCTGGTGTTCATCTCCACCCACTTCCAGCAGCTGCTGTCGGCGGAGTACGGCGCCCTGCCCCCGTCGGTGGTCTCCCCCAACGCGGTGGACGCGCGCTTTGATCCCCGCGCGCACGACCGCGACGCGCTGCGCCGCAGGCACGGGCTCGAGGGCCGCGTTGTATGCGGACACATCGGCGCGTTCGCGTACTGGCACGGATTGCCGGACTTCGTGCGGGCCATGCTTGACCGGCTCCAGGAGACTCCTGCGTTAACCCTGTTGCTGGTCGGCGATGGCGCCGATCTACCGGCGGTGCGACGGGAGGTGCAGGCACGCGGCCTCGGGGACCGCGTCCTGCTTCCGGGGCGCGTAGCGCACCACACCATCCCGGAATGGATCGCCTGCATGGATTACGCATTCCTGCCCGACTCGAACGAATACGGCTCACCCATGAAACTGTTCGAACTGATGGCGATGGGCGTGGCCGTGGTGGCGCCCGACTACGACCCGGTTGCCGAAGTGGTTGAGGACGGCGAGAGCGGCTGGCTGTTTCCCCGCAAGCAGCTGGATGCGTGCGTGCAACAGGTGCTGTCACTGGTCGACAGGCCGGATGAGCGCGCGCGCGCCGGAACCATGGCCCGTGCCTTCGTCGAGCGCGAGCGGCGCTGGCACAACAATGCCCGGCAGCTCCTCTCGCTGTTGCCTGCAACCGCCGCGCGATGA
- a CDS encoding polysaccharide deacetylase family protein codes for MQPRSRKTRLLGLLPSRLVTTRAGARGNVLYLTFDDGPHPEHTPAILDLLRQHRATATFFLVGELVDRHPDVVRRIVDEGHLLGNHSWSHPRMPDLPIQAQMEEIARTDARLASYDGRARHPFRPPYGQLPHKLLLQFARSGRPIAFWSYDSNDYQRLPAATLLRQIRANPPRSGDVVLMHDDNQDTVAVLAGLLPDWRAQGYAVRALPGDRA; via the coding sequence ATGCAGCCGCGTTCGCGCAAGACCCGCCTGCTGGGGCTGCTGCCATCGCGCCTGGTCACCACCCGCGCGGGCGCGCGGGGGAACGTGCTGTACCTGACCTTCGACGACGGCCCGCATCCCGAGCACACGCCCGCCATCCTCGACCTGCTGCGGCAACACCGCGCAACCGCCACGTTCTTCCTGGTGGGCGAACTCGTGGACCGCCACCCCGACGTGGTGCGCCGGATCGTTGACGAAGGCCACCTGCTCGGCAACCACTCGTGGAGTCATCCGCGCATGCCGGATTTGCCCATCCAGGCGCAGATGGAAGAGATCGCCCGCACGGATGCCCGGCTCGCCTCCTACGACGGCAGGGCCAGGCACCCGTTCCGCCCGCCCTATGGCCAGCTCCCGCACAAACTGCTGCTGCAGTTCGCGCGCAGCGGCCGCCCGATCGCGTTCTGGTCGTATGACAGCAACGACTACCAGCGGCTGCCCGCGGCCACCCTGCTCAGGCAGATCCGCGCCAATCCACCCCGATCCGGCGACGTTGTGCTGATGCATGATGACAACCAGGACACCGTGGCAGTGCTGGCCGGGCTGCTGCCCGACTGGCGCGCCCAGGGCTATGCCGTGCGCGCACTGCCGGGGGATCGCGCATGA
- a CDS encoding glycosyltransferase, whose translation MNILALTNLFPSAWDPLRASFNRQQFDRLARVHDLEVMVAVDFRDRYRGRRGDPPALLNARSDDFTFWYPPRVGRSLHGLAWYASLMAQRGASLRRRRYDLLLASWGYPDAVGTARLARTLKLPYVVKVHGSDLNQQAQHRLQRGQIASALRGARAVVAVSAALAQRARELGVPAARVHVLYNGVDGDSFHPGERAGARRRLGLAAEGPLVLYVGNLKPGKGCVDLLEAFPGLLERQPAARLAFVGDGPSAQALRQRAEVLGVAGRVLFAGARAHHELPAWMHAASLLCLPSHSEGVPNVVLEAMACGLPVVATDVGGIPEVLPPHAGRMVPPRDRQALVDALDEVLRSDWPTGAITGHAERFSWRDNIERLDRILQDAARPAAST comes from the coding sequence ATGAACATCCTGGCCCTCACCAACCTGTTCCCCAGCGCGTGGGATCCATTGCGCGCCAGCTTCAATCGCCAGCAGTTCGACCGCCTGGCCCGGGTCCACGACCTGGAGGTGATGGTCGCGGTCGATTTCCGCGACCGGTACCGCGGCCGCCGCGGCGATCCACCGGCGCTGTTGAACGCCCGCAGCGACGACTTCACCTTCTGGTATCCCCCGCGCGTCGGCCGCAGCCTGCATGGGCTGGCCTGGTACGCGTCGCTGATGGCGCAGCGCGGGGCATCCCTGCGGCGCCGGCGCTACGACCTGCTGCTGGCCAGCTGGGGCTATCCCGATGCGGTCGGGACGGCCCGCCTCGCGCGCACGCTCAAGCTGCCGTACGTGGTCAAGGTGCACGGCAGCGACCTGAACCAGCAGGCGCAGCACCGGCTCCAGCGCGGGCAGATTGCCTCGGCCCTGCGCGGCGCGCGGGCGGTGGTGGCCGTCAGCGCCGCGCTTGCGCAGCGCGCGCGCGAACTGGGCGTGCCGGCCGCGCGCGTGCACGTGCTTTACAACGGCGTTGACGGCGACAGCTTCCACCCCGGCGAGCGCGCCGGGGCACGCCGGCGGCTGGGACTTGCGGCCGAAGGGCCGCTGGTGCTGTACGTGGGCAACCTCAAGCCCGGCAAGGGCTGCGTGGACCTGCTGGAGGCATTCCCGGGGCTGCTTGAGCGCCAGCCTGCTGCGCGCCTGGCCTTCGTCGGCGACGGTCCCTCGGCGCAGGCGCTCCGCCAGCGGGCCGAAGTGCTGGGCGTGGCCGGGCGGGTGCTGTTTGCGGGCGCCCGCGCGCATCACGAACTGCCGGCGTGGATGCATGCAGCCAGTCTGCTCTGCCTGCCCAGCCACAGCGAAGGCGTGCCCAACGTGGTCCTGGAAGCCATGGCCTGCGGCCTGCCGGTGGTGGCCACCGATGTGGGCGGCATCCCGGAGGTGCTGCCCCCGCACGCCGGGCGCATGGTGCCGCCCCGGGACCGTCAGGCCCTGGTGGACGCGCTGGACGAAGTGCTGCGAAGCGACTGGCCGACCGGCGCCATCACCGGCCACGCCGAGCGCTTCAGCTGGCGCGACAACATCGAACGGCTGGACCGCATCCTCCAGGACGCGGCCCGGCCGGCCGCCAGCACATGA
- a CDS encoding glycosyltransferase, which yields MRITHAVENLNRGGLERVVIDLASAQAAAGHDCQVVCLFEAGTLAPELTARGVSVIECGKRDGADARALLRLRQALAAQRPDVLHSHNDTPHYYAMLAALGLGLRRVVNTRHGMGAQDPASRREKLFRQSMRLADVSVAVSEAAGARLVHAGLVAGHKIRVVPNGIHPAPFRPCEPRLREQLATSLGLPPATRLVGFVGRLNWAKDLPTMIEAFAEVCARCDDVALVLVGEGEERARVESAIASAGIGERVFLLGDRTDVPALLSAFSIFAMSSVSEGYSIALLEACASALPIVATSVGGNPEIVADGVNGIVVPPSDPAALAAALVRLLEDPGLAARMGHAGRAWLLENATFDVMAARYLALYSEATA from the coding sequence GTGAGGATCACCCACGCGGTCGAGAACCTCAACCGGGGTGGACTGGAACGGGTCGTCATCGACCTCGCCTCGGCGCAGGCCGCGGCCGGACACGATTGCCAGGTCGTGTGCCTGTTCGAAGCCGGGACGCTGGCGCCTGAACTCACCGCGCGCGGCGTCAGCGTGATCGAATGCGGCAAGCGCGACGGGGCGGATGCACGCGCACTCCTGCGGCTGCGGCAGGCGCTGGCCGCGCAGCGCCCGGACGTGCTGCACAGCCACAACGACACCCCCCATTACTACGCAATGCTCGCCGCGCTGGGCCTGGGCCTGCGCCGGGTGGTCAACACCCGCCACGGCATGGGCGCGCAGGATCCGGCCAGCCGGCGGGAAAAGCTGTTCCGGCAGTCGATGCGCCTGGCCGACGTCTCGGTGGCGGTGTCAGAGGCGGCGGGCGCCCGCCTCGTCCATGCGGGCCTGGTCGCCGGGCACAAGATCCGGGTCGTGCCCAACGGCATCCACCCGGCCCCTTTCCGCCCCTGCGAGCCTCGGCTGCGGGAGCAGCTGGCCACCAGCCTCGGCCTGCCGCCGGCCACCCGGCTGGTCGGCTTCGTCGGTCGCCTGAACTGGGCGAAGGACCTGCCGACGATGATCGAGGCTTTTGCCGAGGTGTGCGCCCGCTGCGACGACGTCGCCCTGGTGCTGGTCGGGGAAGGCGAGGAGCGCGCGCGGGTGGAATCGGCGATCGCCAGTGCCGGCATTGGCGAGCGGGTGTTCCTGCTCGGCGACCGCACGGATGTGCCCGCGCTGCTGTCGGCGTTCTCGATCTTCGCCATGTCCTCGGTCTCCGAGGGCTATTCGATCGCGCTGCTCGAAGCTTGCGCGAGCGCGCTCCCGATCGTTGCTACCAGCGTTGGCGGCAATCCGGAGATCGTAGCGGACGGCGTCAACGGCATCGTCGTCCCCCCTTCCGACCCCGCTGCGCTGGCGGCTGCGCTTGTCCGCCTGCTCGAGGACCCGGGCCTGGCCGCCCGGATGGGCCACGCCGGGCGTGCCTGGCTGCTGGAGAACGCCACCTTCGACGTCATGGCGGCGCGCTACCTCGCGCTGTACTCGGAAGCCACGGCATGA
- a CDS encoding phenylacetate--CoA ligase family protein, with product MNLYEPAFRHVLYPAYERLRGRRTLQHLGEYEANQWRSPEEIAALQWAKLKALVEHCWREVPYYRTRWQSIGFEPGDLRSMRDYARLPVLTKADIRENFQGLHARSLARQLLYKATGGSTGEPLHFGYTRESSERRAAVMWRGYGWTGARMGRRSLFLWGGPVGDPGRGALLKERLYHAAFRRRILNSFLMRDDNMADYAAAIAGYRPEVIVAYVDPIFRLSRWLLEHGRSIPGVATVLGAAEALHGYQRSVIEAAFPGARAYNTYGCREFMLIACEAEDRDGLLSSADHLVLELLDPVRTEDGNERGELAITDLHNMGMPFLRYLNGDVVSRKTPWHATGARGLPRLSRIDGRRLDAIRTTDGRVLPGEFFPHMLKDVAGVRRFQVVQETLDRFTLKVVPGPEFGGGQEAYVRREVAKVLGSDACLALERVDDIPLTASGKYRVTVSRLQ from the coding sequence ATGAACCTGTACGAGCCCGCGTTCCGGCATGTCCTCTATCCGGCCTACGAGCGGCTGCGCGGCCGCCGGACGCTGCAGCACCTGGGCGAGTACGAAGCCAACCAGTGGCGCTCGCCGGAGGAAATCGCCGCGCTGCAGTGGGCCAAGCTCAAGGCGCTGGTGGAACACTGCTGGCGGGAGGTCCCGTACTACCGGACCCGCTGGCAATCCATTGGCTTCGAGCCCGGCGACCTGAGGTCGATGCGCGATTACGCGCGCCTGCCGGTGCTGACGAAGGCGGACATCCGCGAGAATTTCCAGGGGCTGCATGCCCGGTCGCTGGCCCGGCAGCTGCTGTACAAGGCCACGGGTGGTTCCACCGGCGAGCCGCTGCACTTCGGCTACACGCGCGAAAGCAGCGAGCGGCGCGCTGCGGTGATGTGGCGCGGCTATGGCTGGACCGGCGCGCGGATGGGACGGCGCTCGCTGTTCCTGTGGGGCGGCCCGGTTGGCGACCCGGGCCGCGGCGCGCTGCTGAAGGAGCGCCTGTACCACGCGGCGTTCCGCCGCCGGATCCTCAACAGCTTCCTGATGCGCGACGACAACATGGCCGATTACGCCGCCGCGATCGCCGGCTACCGGCCGGAGGTGATCGTGGCCTATGTCGATCCGATCTTCCGTCTATCCAGGTGGCTGCTGGAGCACGGCCGCAGCATCCCGGGCGTGGCCACGGTACTGGGCGCCGCCGAAGCGCTGCACGGCTACCAGCGGTCGGTGATCGAAGCGGCTTTCCCCGGCGCCAGGGCCTACAACACCTACGGCTGCAGGGAATTCATGCTCATCGCCTGCGAAGCGGAGGATCGCGACGGGTTGCTTTCCAGCGCCGACCACCTGGTGCTCGAGCTGCTGGACCCGGTGCGGACCGAGGACGGAAACGAGAGGGGGGAACTCGCCATTACCGACCTGCACAACATGGGCATGCCCTTCCTGCGCTATCTCAACGGCGATGTGGTCAGCCGGAAAACCCCGTGGCACGCCACCGGCGCGCGCGGGCTTCCACGCCTGTCCCGCATCGACGGTCGCCGGCTGGATGCCATCCGCACCACGGACGGCCGCGTGCTGCCGGGCGAGTTCTTCCCGCACATGCTGAAGGACGTCGCCGGCGTGCGACGGTTCCAGGTGGTGCAGGAAACGCTTGACCGGTTCACCCTCAAAGTGGTGCCCGGCCCGGAGTTCGGCGGCGGGCAGGAAGCCTACGTGCGCCGCGAGGTCGCCAAGGTGCTCGGCAGCGATGCCTGCCTGGCGCTGGAACGCGTCGACGACATCCCGCTGACCGCCAGCGGCAAGTACCGGGTGACGGTGTCGAGGCTGCAGTGA
- a CDS encoding oligosaccharide flippase family protein yields the protein MDKRDQVIRNTVFSSLGIYTEYFLGMLTSIIIARHLGPAEFGAYSLVIWLVATGMVLTNSGVASAVIKFVAELRGAGRQAQIRPLLAWAWRVQGAFLAVVLAGGTAVFVLHGQRLGPEFNHAVLLAILLVTTALRASYMLNIAIAKGFEDFRVTASVAVIVAPLNLLLILVVWWLDGPMEWFLGTYTASSFAFWWISRRKVEPLLPPPGPREPLEDDLRKRLRSYTALVAVTVAISFITASEIEVLFLTLLDSAASAGHFKVAFQLASGALLLVPGVFGALLLPMMANALAEGREVAGRRMAVSTTYLCALAAPLVALGVVFAEAIIGLLYGEAFAPAAFAFAFCLATGAFSTLSQAASGYLLGSDRQRTLMFIVLGGAIVKIALDIALIQRFGLNGAVVAYGATSALMGSVMIGVALYCSGARLEWGRMARVLLAALLAAAIAWAVRGQLAPLPGLLLGGILLSLAYVAATLMFGFWSAADLQYIRVLHSRFAKGRPAFIARLLDWAERRAGAPA from the coding sequence ATGGACAAGCGCGACCAGGTCATCCGCAACACCGTGTTCTCGTCGCTCGGGATCTACACCGAGTACTTCCTGGGCATGCTGACCTCGATCATCATCGCCCGGCACCTGGGTCCTGCGGAGTTCGGGGCCTACAGCCTGGTGATCTGGCTGGTTGCCACCGGCATGGTGCTCACGAACTCCGGCGTCGCCAGTGCGGTGATCAAGTTCGTCGCCGAACTGCGGGGAGCGGGTCGCCAGGCGCAGATCCGCCCCCTGTTGGCCTGGGCCTGGCGCGTCCAGGGCGCGTTCCTTGCGGTGGTGCTGGCCGGTGGAACGGCGGTGTTCGTCCTGCACGGCCAGCGGCTGGGGCCGGAATTCAATCACGCCGTGCTCCTGGCGATCCTCCTGGTCACCACCGCGCTGCGCGCCTCCTACATGCTGAACATCGCCATTGCCAAGGGCTTCGAGGATTTTCGCGTGACCGCGTCGGTGGCGGTCATCGTTGCGCCGCTGAACCTGCTGCTCATCCTGGTGGTGTGGTGGCTGGACGGGCCGATGGAGTGGTTCCTGGGCACCTACACCGCCTCGAGCTTTGCGTTCTGGTGGATCTCCCGCAGGAAGGTCGAGCCGTTGCTCCCCCCGCCCGGCCCCCGGGAGCCGCTCGAGGACGACCTGCGCAAGCGCCTTCGCAGCTACACGGCGCTGGTTGCGGTGACGGTGGCAATCAGCTTCATCACCGCGAGCGAAATCGAGGTGCTGTTCCTGACCCTGCTCGATTCGGCGGCCTCGGCAGGCCACTTCAAGGTGGCGTTCCAGCTCGCCAGCGGCGCGCTGCTGCTGGTGCCCGGGGTGTTCGGGGCCCTGCTGCTGCCCATGATGGCCAACGCCCTGGCCGAGGGCCGGGAAGTGGCGGGCCGGCGCATGGCCGTATCAACCACCTACCTGTGCGCCCTCGCGGCCCCGCTGGTCGCGCTGGGCGTGGTGTTTGCCGAGGCGATCATCGGCCTGCTCTACGGCGAGGCCTTTGCGCCGGCCGCCTTTGCCTTCGCGTTCTGCCTGGCCACGGGCGCGTTTTCCACCCTGTCCCAGGCGGCCTCGGGCTACCTGCTGGGTTCGGACCGGCAGCGCACGCTGATGTTCATCGTGCTTGGGGGAGCAATCGTGAAGATCGCCCTGGACATCGCCCTGATCCAGCGCTTCGGCCTGAACGGCGCCGTGGTCGCCTACGGCGCCACCAGCGCGCTGATGGGCAGCGTGATGATCGGCGTCGCGCTGTATTGCAGCGGCGCCCGGCTGGAATGGGGCCGGATGGCGCGGGTGCTGCTTGCAGCGCTGCTGGCCGCCGCCATCGCCTGGGCGGTGCGTGGCCAGCTGGCGCCGCTGCCGGGCCTGCTGCTGGGAGGAATCCTGCTGTCGCTCGCGTATGTGGCGGCCACACTGATGTTCGGCTTCTGGAGCGCGGCCGACCTGCAATACATCCGGGTCCTGCATTCACGCTTTGCAAAGGGGCGCCCCGCCTTCATCGCCCGCCTCCTGGACTGGGCCGAACGCCGCGCCGGAGCGCCCGCATGA